cctcctcttcttcttctcaacttcCAAGTTTACTTTAGTTCCTCTCTTTGATCTCCCTCTATAAGTCTCAGAGTTGAGTGAGACGAAGCTCTCAAAGTAATTCCCAATTTCTAGGTTAGAGGCTGATGGTTTCATACGCTGGAAACCACAAACATCTGATTCCTTGTAATTTCCACTCTTTGGGTCATATAAGAGAAGATTACTACCAGAAACAAATACCAATTCACCATTCTTTAACGACCATATGTATTCAACCAAAATTTATGCACAATTGCGGAATCGGTAATGTCATAGCGTTTAGTCCATGATTCACAATTGCCATATTCCTCCATCACCCACATTTCCCAGCGGCGGTTATCGACTGTAACAAGTAAAGATAGATGGTCATCCAACACTCCCACACTCATACATCGTCGTCTGTCCTCCATACATTGTATTGGCAACTGCAATTCCTCAAACCTCTCATCACCAATATCCAAGGAAACTACAGATTCAGAAGACCTGCAGCGCCATTTACCCAACACCCAATGAGGCCTTCCATGAAAGTACACCCCAAATCCCATAATTTGATGAAACCTATACGGAATATCTTCAATTTCTTTCCATGTATTTGTTCCCATCGTATATGCATTGACAAATGAAAGATCCTCTTCTGACAAACGCTCAATAACTTCTATAATCTTGTAATCCTTGATCTTACCATCATAACCAAAACCAATTAATGAATGAAAATAATAACCACGCTGGCTTGGTGATTTAGGTATTATCTTGTACTCTTTTATAGCAGGATTCCACAGAAAATAGGTGTCTAAACCATATATCCACAAGCATACAATACCATCAAAAGAACCTAATAAATCGAATGAGACACGACATCTTGGATTAAAAGGGGTTATGTCATGATACTCATTCAATGAATCGTATTTTGCAGAGTAGATTACTTGATATTCGTTAAGACTATTATTTTAACCTCCAAGCAGGAGTTTAGGGTTTCTTTCGAGAGTGAGATCAAAATGCCGTTTGACAAAATTAGATTCAGATATTAATAAATTCCAGGTTTTGCATACGCACTTACAGAGGAACGTGGATTTTACTGGTAGTCTCAGAAGAATCTCAAGATACAATTCATCAGGTAGGGTTGAGATTGCTGACGGAGCTCGTAGCGTGCGGCGAGAAAGAAATTTACATCTTTTTGGGGGGAAAGCTTTCAAATGTGAATGTGGATTAGAATGGTGTCGTTGAGAAGATCTTAGAGTACAATTCTTTCGAGAAAGATTTGGCATCGCTGATGCTTCTGGTTTAGCTCGTAACGTCTGAGAAAGAAATTCAAAACTTATGAAGGAGGGAGGGGGTGTTTGGCAAGAAGATGATGTAGTTAAAACAGGGACTAACAGGGCATGGTTCGTCTTATGATCCGAAAAGATATAATAATAGTCGCTGGCTTTCTCCGTGCTAAAAGACTGGGTCCAGAGACTCACATGTCTAGCTGGCAACGGTAAAGCGTTACCTAGAACTAAGATTCATTCAAGTTGATTAACACTTTGCTTTTCTTTTTAGAGCAAGGGTTAGGGGGTCGAGAGTTTCTTTCAAATTGCTATAAGAAAAGGCAATAAAGCCGGAACTCCATAACTAAGGCACTCAAAGTGCCATGCGCCGTCACTAAGTATTGGTGAAACATAGAATTCCTGCCATTACCAGGCAGGTGAATATCGTCCAAAGCAAAAGGATTCGTCTGACCCATACAAGTAATGATCTCTTGagagttagattttttttttttgcaaaataaaGCTAACTGTGAACCATTTCCGTCGGCAGTTCTGCGAATCTACCGAAAGTTTTGTAAGAATAAAAGATATTTGTTGCCGATAACGGAGCCAGACTTTCTAACTCTGGAGGACAAATATATAAAGTCGGAGATAGCATTAATGGAAGTTCAAGGCCGCCCGAATTTTTTTAGCATCTTTTGCGATAGATAAACGTGTTTTTAAACAAAACTTTCCTCAAGGCTCCACAATATATCAATTCTTCATAAAACCCTAGATATAGTTAAACCAAGTGCTAGGATTTGTTGTAGAAAATTACAAAATTCATGTAAGAACTAACAGAAATGAAGCGTATTACAGTAATATGGTAGAAATCAATGAGGCCAATTatgaaaaacctatttataagCCTAAACTATTCGTTTTGTAAATTCTAGGGAGGTCTCACTAAGCTCCGTCACTCTGTCGTCCTTATCTCGTTAACAGCCAGCATGGTAGCAAATTAGATAACGCCCTTGGACTGCATTTTGATATAGATGTGTGAAAACTTCTAGAGTGGCTCCATCTTCTGATGCTGTCACATTTATGCTCTATATTTCCTTGGCCCAACTAAAGGTTAATTGAGCTCATATGGTTAATCCAACTGTCCCATGATATTCTGCATATCCTCCAGTCCCAATAaattttcctttaaaatcaaATACAGTGTCAACAATATAATTAGTTTGAGTGTCAATAAATTGAAAGTTACGGatctttatgttgatcccatattATCCCAAGTTAGCTTAGTTATAGCTAGTTGATTAAATAATGTTAGATCTCTTGTAATAGTGATTATTTAGAATGTGG
Above is a genomic segment from Papaver somniferum cultivar HN1 chromosome 10, ASM357369v1, whole genome shotgun sequence containing:
- the LOC113315652 gene encoding F-box/kelch-repeat protein At3g06240-like; translation: MGTNTWKEIEDIPYRFHQIMGFGVYFHGRPHWVLGKWRCRSSESVVSLDIGDERFEELQLPIQCMEDRRRCMSVGVLDDHLSLLVTVDNRRWEMWVMEEYGNCESWTKRYDITDSAISGNYKESDVCGFQRMKPSASNLEIGNYFESFVSLNSETYRGRSKRGTKVNLEVEKKKRRRRSSMCGIVITRASTL